The sequence below is a genomic window from Rhinopithecus roxellana isolate Shanxi Qingling chromosome 19, ASM756505v1, whole genome shotgun sequence.
GCAGGTGCCTGGCCTGACCCTCAATGacctctttcctcccctctctctaAATACAGGCTCAGAGGAGGAACTTGAGGAGCTGTGTGAACAGGCTGTGTGAGATGCTCAGGCCTAGCTCCAACCACGAGTGCGCTCCAGATGCGTTTGGGCCCTACCTAGCACAGAGTCCTGCTCCCAGGAGAAGAAAGGACCACAGCAAACACCATTCTTTTTGCCATACTTCCTAGAAGCACTGGAAGAGGACTGGTGATGGTAGAGGGCGGGAGGGTGCTGTTTCCTGCTCCAGCTCCAGACCTTGTCTGCAGAACACATCTGCAGTGCAGCAAATCCATGTCCAGCCAGGCAAACAGCTGCTGCCTGTGGCGTGTGTGCGCTGGATCCCTTGAAGGCTGAGTTTTTGAGGGCAGAAAGCTAGCTATGGGTAGCCAGGTGTTACAAAGGTGCTGCTCCTTCCCCGAACCCTACTTGGTCTCCTCACCCCAGGCCTCATGTTCATATCAGCCAGTGGGTTCAGCAGAACTCATGACACCTTATCACCTCCCTCCTCAGGTGAACTCTGCACACCAGCTTTGGCCCCTCCACAGTAAGGCTGCTACATCATGGGCAACCCTGGttctatcattttcctttttgccaAAAGGACCAGGACCATAGGTGAGCCCTGAGCACTAAAAGGAGGGGTCCCTGAAACTTTCCCACTATAGCGTGGAGTTCTGTCCCTGAGGTGGGTATAGCAGCCTTGGTTCCTCTGGGGGTTGAGAGTAAGAACAGTGGGGAGGGGAAAACTCCTCCTTGAAGATTTCCTGTCTCAGAGTCCCAGAGCAGGTGGAAAGGAGGAATTTCTGCTGGACTTCCTCTGGGCAGAGGAAGGATGGAATGAAGGTAGAAAAGGCAGAATTACACCTGAGCGGGGACAACAAAGAGTTCTTCTCTGGGAGAAGTTTTGTCTCAGAGCAAGGATGGAGAATGGGGACAACAAAGGAAAAGTAAAGTATGACCCTTGGGTTTGGACAGCCCAGAGGCCCAGCTCCCCAGTATAAGCCATATAGGCCAGAGACCCACAGGAGAGTGGATTAGAGCACAAGTCTGGCCTAGGCCACTTACACTGAGTGGACAAGAGCTGAGGGGCCTCCTCAGGGTGACATTCACCCCAGGGCAGCCTGACCACTGTTGGACCCTCAGGCATTATCCCATTTGGAATGTGAATATGGGGGCAAAGTGGGCACAGGACCCCACCTGGGAACCTTCTTCCCTCAGTCAGTGGGGAGACTAGCACCTAGGCACCCACATGGGTATTTATATCTGAACCAGACAGACGCTTGAATCAGGCACTATGttgagaaatgtatttatttgctaaTATATTTATCCACAAATGTGGTCTGgtcttgtggttttgttttgtcatgACTGTCACTCAGGGTAACAACTTCATCTCTTTCTACatcaagagaaataaattatttctgttatCAGAGGCTAGGCTCCGATTTATGAAAGGATAGGGTAGAGTAGAGGGCTTGGCAATAAGAACTGGTTTGTAAGCCCCTAAAAGTGTGACTTAGTGAGATCAGGGAAGGAGAAAGCATGACTAGAATTCTCACTGTGATTCAGTCATAATTATTATACTGTTCACTTCACACATTATGATGCTTCAGTGACTTAGACCTTGGGCAAATACTCTGTGCCTCGCTTTTTCAGTCCATAAAATGGGCCTACTTCATGGTTGTTGCAGGACTTACATGAGATAATCGAGTACAGAAAACATGTTCCAAAGTGTAAAGTTTTATTCAATGATAGAAAACATCCAAACCTGTCACAGAGCCCATCTGAACACAGCATGGGACCGGCAACAAGAAGCAAGCCTGCCCGGAAGCAGCTCAGTTTCAATCAGGAGGCTGGGCTGGAAGGATAGAACAGCGGGGCCTGAAACTATTTATATCCCAAAGCTCCTCTCAGATAAACACAAATGACTGCGTTCTGCCTGCACTCGGGCTATGGCGAGGACAGAGAGAGCTGGTGCTCCGTTGGCATGAAGTCCCCAGGGCCAGAAGGGGCCTCTGTCGCTTCCTCACACGGCACAAGTTCCCCTTCTGCTTCCCTGAAAAAGGTTTGGTAGGGgtggtggttggtgcctgtagAACAAGGCATTTCGCTTCCTATACggtgaaatgaaagagaaaaaaaggacacCTAATCTCCTACAAATGTTCTTTAGTAAAGGAAACGTGTCTAAGTGCTAAGAACTGCGCAAAGTATAAATTATCAGCCGGAACGAGCAAACAGACggagttttaaaagataaatacgCATGTTTTCCGCCGTAGCTCGCAGGCCAGCATTCCTGTGGGAAGCAAGTGGAAACCCTATAGGGCTCTGGCAGTTAGGAAGGAGGGGTGGGGCTGTCCCTGGATTTGTTATGGGTCTCTGCAGAGATAATCCAAAGGGAGACAGTGGATTCACTGCCCCCAGTGCTTCTAAAACgggaagacaaaacaaaacaaaaaaaacaaatttcgGTTCAGCACCGGGAACGGGACCAGCGCGCCCCAGTGCCAGCAGCCCAGATCAAACGGCCCGCGTCGCGGCGCTGCGGCTCAGGCCGACGCACTCCCGCGCAAGCGCAGCCGCCCACCCCAACCCCGCCCCTCGAGGGCCCGCTAACTACCCTACACAGCCTCCGCCGCGCCCTCGGCGGGCTCAGGTGGCGGGGACGCGCCCCGGCCCAGGTGGAGGCCGACCGCCCCGCCTCCCCGCCTGCCGGTGGGAGAAACCATCTCCTCTGGCAGGGGTAGGGGCGGAGCAGGCGCCCGCCCACACCGGAAGAGGAAGTCTGAGCGCCAGAAGTGGCGGGCATTCTGGGTAACGAGGTGTTTACTTCCTGCGGTTGCGCAGGCTGTGGCCGTGTATCTCCCTGTTGCTCTTCCCATCGGAGAAGATGGCCCTGGAGACAGTGCCGAAGGACCTGCGGCATCTGCGGGCCTGTTTGCTGTGTTCGCTGGTCAAGGTGTCAGTCGAGGACTTGGTTGTAGGGACCATGGGGGACCAAGGTCAGGGAAAGAGGGCGGAGCGGGGCTGTGGGacagtaaaatgaaaagtaagGCCCAGGACTCAGAGGTGGCAGGGGGAGTGAGAAGCCGAAGGAGACCATCGTTTACCTCGTAGGATCGCGGGCAGGTCTTTTAGCTGAGGGCACGGGCGGTCTTATATGCCTTTGAATCCTCAGCTCTTAGACGTTCGGTGAACTTACGTTGGAGCCGAAAGACGCTGGGAGTCACAGGCGGGTGGGGATCCGCAGCTGAGTGAGTAGTCGGAAAGGGTGCCTGACCCTGAGCAGACTAGAGAAAGGAATAGATAAAACGGAATTGGGAACAAGAGAGGAAGGAGTGGGAGGGTGGGACTTAGGAATGGAGCTTTGAGAGTAGTAGGTGGGGAACCTTGGGAGACAAAGTCAACATAGGGAAACAAGAAATTGAGCAAGTCGAAGTATTAAGAAAGCTACTTTGTCTCTTGGTCTTGTTCATGCttatctctccttttcctttatttttcttcactccCAGACTATAGACCAGTTTGAATATGATGGTTGTGACAATTGTGATGCATATCTACAAATGAAAGGTAACCGTGAGATGGTATATGACTGCACCAGCTCTTCCTTTGATGGGTAAGCCGCTTCAGGTTCCGTCATTCCCTTCTGCATTACCCAGCCCGCACCCAGAGAAGTAAATACAGGGCAAGTGTTAATCCTAGTTGGTCCCAGCCGTTCGTTTTTGGGGGTTAtcttgtgtgggttttttttttttgagtcagggttttgctctgtggcttaggctggagtacagtggcatgatcatggctcactgcagcgtggaacgatcctcccacttcagcctcccaatgtgctgggattataggtgtaagccactgtgtccagcctcaaCAGTTATTTTGAGACATACTAGTGCTAGGGATCTAATACAGTAAccgctagccacatgtagctactgagcacttgaaatgtgtctAGTCCAAATTAAGACATgcttttaagtataaaatataccccagatttcaaagacttaacatgagaaaaaagaatgtaatcttaataatgtttgttaaatgcgtgaaaatttcttttgaaaatga
It includes:
- the SUPT4H1 gene encoding transcription elongation factor SPT4, with amino-acid sequence MALETVPKDLRHLRACLLCSLVKTIDQFEYDGCDNCDAYLQMKGNREMVYDCTSSSFDGIIAMMSPEDSWVSKWQRVSNFKPGVYAVSVTGRLPQGIVRELKSRGVAYKSRDTAIKT